Proteins encoded in a region of the Streptomyces sp. NBC_00310 genome:
- a CDS encoding pyridoxal phosphate-dependent aminotransferase: MEFRQSSKLSEVCYEIRGPVIEHANALEEAGHSVLRLNTGNPALFGFEAPEEIIQDMIRMLPQAHGYTDSRGVLSARRAVAQRYQDRGLDVDVDDVFLGNGVSELVSMAVQALIEDGDEILIPAPDFPLWTAVTTLAGGKAVHYLCDEQADWYPDLDDMASKITDRTRAVVIINPNNPTGAVYPKEIIEGILDLARRHGLMVFADEIYDQILYDDAVHHSAAALAPDLVVLTFCGLSKTYRVAGFRSGWLVVTGPRQHARNYLEGLTMLASMRLCANAPAQYAIQAALGGRQSITDLTAPGGRLHEQRNVVWEKLNEIPGVSCVKPKGALYAFPRLDPKVHKIHDDEKFVLDLLLREKIQVVQGTGFNWPTPDHFRILTLPYADDLDAAISRIGRFLSGYRQ, from the coding sequence ATGGAGTTCCGGCAGTCGAGCAAGCTCAGCGAGGTCTGTTACGAGATCCGCGGCCCCGTGATCGAGCACGCCAACGCACTGGAGGAGGCGGGCCACAGCGTGCTGCGCCTCAACACCGGCAACCCCGCACTCTTCGGCTTCGAGGCGCCGGAGGAGATCATCCAGGACATGATCCGGATGCTCCCGCAGGCCCACGGCTACACGGACTCGCGCGGAGTCCTCTCGGCCCGCCGCGCGGTCGCCCAGCGCTACCAGGACCGGGGTCTCGACGTCGACGTGGACGACGTCTTCCTCGGCAACGGCGTCTCCGAGCTGGTCTCCATGGCCGTACAGGCGCTGATCGAGGACGGCGACGAGATCCTGATCCCGGCCCCCGACTTCCCCCTCTGGACGGCGGTGACCACCCTCGCCGGCGGCAAGGCGGTCCACTACCTCTGCGACGAACAGGCCGACTGGTACCCGGACCTCGACGACATGGCGTCGAAGATCACCGACCGCACCAGGGCCGTCGTCATCATCAACCCGAACAACCCCACCGGCGCGGTCTACCCCAAGGAGATCATCGAGGGCATCCTCGACCTCGCCCGCCGCCATGGCCTGATGGTCTTCGCCGACGAGATCTACGACCAGATCCTGTACGACGACGCCGTCCACCACTCGGCCGCCGCGCTCGCCCCCGACCTGGTCGTCCTCACCTTCTGCGGTCTGTCCAAGACGTACCGCGTCGCGGGCTTCCGCTCCGGCTGGCTGGTCGTCACCGGCCCCAGGCAGCACGCCCGCAACTATCTGGAGGGCCTGACGATGCTGGCCTCCATGCGGCTGTGCGCCAACGCGCCCGCCCAGTACGCCATCCAGGCCGCGCTCGGCGGCCGCCAGTCCATCACCGACCTCACCGCCCCGGGCGGTCGCCTCCACGAACAGCGCAACGTGGTGTGGGAGAAGCTCAACGAGATCCCCGGCGTCTCCTGCGTGAAGCCCAAGGGCGCCCTCTACGCCTTCCCCCGTCTCGACCCCAAGGTCCACAAGATCCACGACGACGAGAAGTTCGTCCTGGACCTGCTCCTGCGGGAGAAGATCCAGGTCGTCCAGGGCACCGGCTTCAACTGGCCCACCCCCGACCACTTCCGCATCCTCACCCTGCCGTACGCGGACGACCTGGACGCGGCGATCAGCAGGATCGGGCGGTTCCTGAGCGGGTACCGGCAGTAG
- a CDS encoding winged helix-turn-helix transcriptional regulator: protein MSPRRSYDQYCSAARALDLVGDRWTLLIVRELLAGPRRYTDLHADLPGVSTDVLASRLKDMERDGLTTRRRLPPPGAAYVYELSARGRELLPVLQALGAWGEAALGERRPTDAVRAHWFALPLLRGLGGGSAGLVEVRLEEGEFHLWVGPEDGPVYGEGPAPAEPDVRLSFDGVDTCGALGRGELGLRDAVRQGRVEVVGEGALAKELREA from the coding sequence ATGTCACCTCGTCGAAGCTACGACCAGTACTGTTCCGCCGCGCGGGCGCTCGACCTCGTCGGTGACCGCTGGACCCTGCTGATCGTGCGCGAACTGCTGGCCGGGCCGCGGCGCTACACGGATCTGCACGCGGACCTGCCGGGGGTCAGTACGGACGTCCTCGCCTCGCGGCTGAAGGACATGGAGCGGGACGGGCTGACGACGCGACGCCGGCTGCCGCCGCCGGGGGCGGCGTATGTGTATGAACTCAGCGCGCGGGGGCGGGAGTTGCTGCCGGTGCTGCAGGCGTTGGGGGCGTGGGGCGAGGCCGCGCTGGGGGAGCGCCGGCCGACCGACGCCGTGCGGGCGCACTGGTTCGCGCTGCCGTTGTTGCGGGGGCTTGGGGGCGGGAGTGCGGGGCTGGTCGAAGTCCGTCTGGAGGAAGGGGAGTTCCATCTTTGGGTGGGGCCGGAGGACGGGCCGGTCTACGGGGAGGGGCCCGCGCCCGCGGAGCCGGACGTACGGCTGTCGTTCGACGGCGTGGACACCTGCGGTGCGCTCGGCCGGGGGGAGTTGGGGCTGCGGGATGCCGTCCGGCAGGGGCGGGTCGAGGTGGTGGGGGAGGGGGCGCTGGCCAAGGAGTTGCGGGAGGCGTGA